Genomic DNA from Scatophagus argus isolate fScaArg1 chromosome 15, fScaArg1.pri, whole genome shotgun sequence:
ttagaaGCTCCAGTTCCAGCTCAGTGCTCCtcacttcatttcctgttagTGTGATTATTACCAAAACAGACTGCTGGCTCCTGTTTGTCTATTTGTCTGTGCTGCCCTGACATGCCTTTGGCACAATAAGTTACAGTATGCAGAGCATCAGAAATGTTGACTGGCCTGGGTCATCCTTGGTTCTTATAGTTGCATTATAACACTGTGATGGCTTGCGGACCTTTTACTGAGGCAAACATAGTTATGACAGTTTTATTAGTTAGTTGAGGAAACAGAACCAAGCACATAATACAAGTGTTAATATACTACACATACTACAGTTTGTTTGCTTACAGTAAAAGGTGTCGTTGTTAGTATATAATTGTTCttatccttgtgtgtgtgtgtgtgtgtgtgtctgtgtgtgtgtgtgtgtggtgcagaaCCAATCGCTGTCTTGTGAGGCTCGTTCAGTCAGAGTGTACCGGGACGAGGTAGACTCACTGAGGGAAAGAGCAGCCCGGGTCGACCGACTGGAGACTGAACTGAGCAGATGTAAAGAGAAACTCAATGATGTTCACTTCTACAAGACCAGAGTGgaggtacacacagacacacacacacacgcacacacacacacacacacacacacagcttcacacTGCACATTATTATACATATAACCATCTTATGGAAGACTGCTGCACTGTAGATACTAAGACTGTATTATGAGGGACTGTTAGGAACATTATTAAGATTGACCATGCATACAGACATGTCCTCTACAGCCCTTCATATTCCTGATATCTTGTATATGTCATGTGTTGGATCTTTGAAGCTTGACtgtatgtattttcatgttGCACCGCTTTTCATAGTTTTTGGTATATCTTCATACTGTACTTATACTTGTATTAGGGCTGTGTATTGGCAAGAATCTATTAACTGTAGAAGAAGAAACTATTCACTCTGTTCTGATACTGCAAGCCAAGTGATGCGCTGCTCCTGTCTCACTGGATGTTCCATTGGAAGAGTCAGCTGACTGACGATAGATTGTAACTCAGCTGTCTGGCTGTCAGGGGtttaaacataacacaaaatgaaccactGTCACAAATCTTTGCATGGAAACTGTTAATTAAAAATTGATACAGTGTTTTTGAGAATCAGTACACTATCACTTAACTTAATATTGCAATAATCAAGTATATTGATATATTCTTACACCCTGAGTATGTAATATAGTATATGTTCTACCAATTGCTGTATTTAATGTTTCCTTGCTCGGATTAAAGGTTCAGTGTGTAGGATGTTAttggcagaaataaaatataatattaataataatgctCACATTAGTGTATAaccacattaaattaaaaattgtcTGTATGATTTACACAAACACGTGGATAATCATAGCATTATTGAAACACAAAAACCTTTCAGCTTACAGAAGAGAAACACTATGAAGGTAGACTGACTTAGCAGCTGGCACTGGCAGTCcattcattgtgtgtgtttgtgtgtgtgtgtgtgtgtgtgtgtgtgtgtgtgtgtgtggtcattcAGGAGCTTCGCGAGGACAACTTGACTCTGATGGAGACAAAGGTGCTGTTGGAAGAGCAGCTGTCAGCTTCCAGGGGACGCTGTGATAAACTGCACACGTTGGAGAAAGACAACCTTTTACTACGAGCCAAAATACATGACCTGGAAATGGTAATACAGGCTATAATCAACAGTGTAAACATGGCTTTTTCCATGTAAAACTCTAAAGGACAAAACAACCATATGAAGTATGAGTCAAaggttttatttaatttttatttatttccttttttttcttacatgtcAGCGCAAAATATTGGCACCTTTAGTTCATTTGCTGCTAAtctgtatgtgcgtgtgtgtttctggcgGGGTTGTGCTGTGCAGGAGAGGGACAATGAACGTCGAAGGCTGGAGGAGCTAGTGGAGGAGAACATGCTGCTGGAGATCGGACAGAAACAAAGCATGAATGAGTCGGCTCATCTAGGCTGGGAGCTGGAACAGCTGACCAAGAACCATGACAACACTAACACAGAGAGTAAGACACACACTTTTCCCATGACATCCTGTTATATCCCGTGTTTCATTTTTGAGTCCACAAATGTTATTCTTTATATTTTGTCCAAACCACATCTaaattttctctgctgcagctcataAGTCGTTGGTCCATGAGTTGAATGAGTGTGTTTCCAGCCGAGTGTTgaagctggagaaggagaacCGGGAGCTTCAGACCTCTATAGAGAGATTGAAAGAGGAGAACCACCTCCTGCAGGAGCAACAGCTCCACACCCAGGAGCTGGACAGGGAGAACCAAAGTCTCAGCAAGAAGGTAGGAGGCACATTGTTACAGAGAAgaatgtatttaaatgtttgtattaCTTGTTATATTGTTACTAATAACTAGAatatctttgtttgtttgtgtgttagctGGAGCGTCTCCAGGGTTTATTAGATCAGGAGAGACTGACCAATCAGGACATGGAGTCTCTGGGAGAAGAAATattgaaggaaaaacagagtctggagagagaaatgcacactctgagggcagagaaagacagacaggtaggtAACTCacatatgcgcacacacagGTAAGATGTTGTTATTGATGCCCTTGTTGACACCCTGTTCAACTGGTCCTGTCCAATCAGATCTCAGAGTTGGAGAGTGAGAAGCAGCACCTGTCCGATGCGGTGGCGTCCCTTCAGGATCGTGCTCAGTCTCACAACGAGGCGAGGGTCCGCGAGGTGGAAGCCGAAAACTGCCTGCTCCACCAGAGCATCACTGACACCAGCTCTCGATTGGCCAGCTTAGAAACTCAACTCAAACTAGCCAGTGAGGATGCAGATAGGCTGAGGGAGAGGGCGGGAAGATGtgaagaggtggagagagaggtgGCAAGACTGGAGAGAAGCAGGGATGCTCTGAACAGAGAGGTCATACAAACTACATGCTATTTAATGGACAGTTTCAGCATGACATATTCTTTATTAAAACCTCACTGAAATAATTTCAATCTGTATTATCCTCCAGGTGGCCTCCTTGCGTGCTTGCAGCGAGCGGTCAGAAACTCTAGAGAAGCAGGTCTCCTCTCTGGAGCAGGAGATCCACAGGCTAAAGcgggaggcagaggaggcccAGCGGGAGCTGCAGAGACTGGGGAGGCACGAGGCTGAGAGTAGCCTGCTTTCCAAGGAAAACCTGGACCTGCGCTGCTCCCTGGAAAACCTGCGTTCTTCATGCACCCGTCTGGCCACCTTACAGGAGGAGCATaaagaggcacagagagagacacaggagctgcagaggaggatggaggaggccAGAGAGGAGGcacaagcagagaggaagagggtaGAGAGGGTAGAGCTGAATGTGGCAGCTCTGAACCAGGACAAGCATCACTTAGAGGAGGAAATACAAaggagcaaagaggagagggaagagctagaaagagaaaagcaggaggCGCAggccagagaagaagaactgaGACGGGAAGTCGAAGAActgagagaggaacagaggaggaaggaggaaattgacaaggagaggaagaagctCCAGTTGGACCTGGAGCAGTCAGAGAAGGGCAGGAAGCATTTGGAGAAGGAGAGCTGGAGGATCAGAACACTGCTGGAGGGTAAAGagacagagctggaggagaaagCCAGGCGACTGGCTActgtggagaaagagagcacGGCTGTGAATAAGGAAGTGGATAGGCTGAAGGAGGTGGCTGTCAAAGCCAAGGAGTTGGAGAGGGAGAACAAGGAGCTGCAAAAACAGGCGACCATTGACAAGAGGACTCTAGCTACTCTGAGAGAGGTGAGAGGACAAAGCTTCCTCGCTTTATTTCTTACACGAAGTAAAAGATATTCATGCAGTGATCATGCTCATTTTCATGTCTAAAGGAAGACTTAGAAAAACTTTAAGTACTTCACTTTTGAGTTTTTGTCATCAATAAAATGATTTGACAATCACAtgaaagagctgaaacaatATTTAGGGACTTCCCCTTGACAACAAAGCTGATCTTGGCTTCACTTTATTGGCTAAATGCCACTGACTCCTTTATATCCAGTTAAGACGAATACCCAGTATTCACATTAACCTACAGTATGCATGGTTCTATCCCTAACATCCCTAGCATTTGTTGGGAATTGTGCGCTTGATTGTGTGTGgcatgtgtctttgtgtttgcaggagCTGGTGACAGAGAAGCTGAGCGTTCAGCAGCAGCGTGTTGACTTAGAAAGGCTCAACGAGGAACTGGAGAAGATTGGactgaacagagaaaaactgctgcagcaggagcacACACTGGAGGACAGGTACCTTTCACCAGAATGATACTCTGTTCGAGGGTTAGTGATCACGTTTAAATGATTTCACGTGCGGAGATGAATCTCGAATCTTTCCTGTGTATGTCAGCAGGTATAGGCTGCTGGAGTCTCGGCTGGAGGAAACTGTCCAACAGACAATGAAGGTTAAAGAGGAGAAAATTTCCTCTCTAGAAAAGAAAGTAGAAGAGAGCGACACACTCAACGCTACACTACGTGCCGAACTAGCAGCTGTAAGGACACGTATACATAATCTTATCTAAAATCTTCCTATAAAAAACCATTTTCCTGATTTTGTGGGCATTTCTGCTCTGTTGGATATATACAACAGTCACTGTGggtaaaacataaacacacaaatgaataaataaaccgTTTTACTGTTAAACCAGCTATTTAATGAGAGCATTAAAATGTATTAGTGAATTGCCACTTGAGTGGAATGTTGCAAAAGACATCAACAGTTCACAATATTTATCCAATgaaatgtacttatttatttattttccttacAAAAGCTACTTTTGCTTAAGGAAGTTTATTTATACCATACTGCACACTGAGTTAACacttagttgttgttttttttttttttactgttgcaGGCTCGTCAGACATTGTCTGTCTTGCGACAAcaacagaaggaggaagaaaactACAACTCTCAGCAGTGCTCAGGGAGTGACCAGGTTCAAGGGTCAGCCACTGCTGAACTGCTACGAATCAAAGATCATCTTATTGATGTAGAAAAGAATGTAAGatgtaccttttttttaaaaaatccctgAAAAGTTTAAACTTACAGCTCCTTGTGCATTTTTTGAGTATTTATCCATATTTTATGTAGCATAAGGAATGCTCTTTGATGTATTTCTACTTCTgtagtttattcattcattgttcACCTTCTAAATTGTTTTAGTGTCgtattattattttctccaGAACGCCTCATTGCAGACAGagagcagtttgttgaaggagCAGCTCAAACAGCTTGAGAACCAGAACACATCTCTTAACAACCAGATGGTGGCACTGCAGCGACACACCACCACCTTGCAGGAACAGAATTCAGCCttacatacacagacagcaaAACTACAGGTAAGCAGTCAGGTAAAGTTTTTATAAAACTGGGCTACTATATTTCTCCagaccatgtttgtttttgttcttttttttacccACTTAATTCTAATGGATCTCACTGTGTCGTAGGTCGAGAACTCCACGCTTTCCTCCCAGAGTGCATCTCTCATGGCCCAGAATGCTGTGCTGCAGGGCCAAGTCAGCGCCTTGGAGACGGAGGTTGAGTCATGGCAGCGACAGCGTGAGGAGGCGTGGCGGGGCAGAGAAAACGTGCTCAGCGACCATGAACGGCTGCTGAACGTTCACGAGAGGCAAGCGCACGAGTACGAGCAGCTAATCAGTCAGCACACTACACTGAAAGGCAAGCAGAGGGCGCTAGAGAGTGAACACAGGACGCTGCAGAACAAGTAAGTAAATAATATACAAGCCCTATTAACAGTATTAAAAGATGGCATTTGATAGCCCTTAGCTTGCAGAGTCCTCCAAAATCTGTAAGGCTAAAGCATGACTTGAAAATTATCAATGAGGAAACTTAAATGGGTATTGAGCTCACTagactctttttcttttgttctaaAGGTTACTCTTTATAGACAAGTTACTTAAACCTGCAGGCCACATGAAAGTGTTGATGAAACTCATATAAATCTCTTGTTACTTGGAAAATCTATTTTTCatctcactttgtttttaagGAAGACAATGTGCTGCtatatgtttaaaatgataaaaaggGAAGGAAGCTAAATAATGTTGCAGAAAATGGAAGGTAGTGCTACTTACTTCAAGCAGTATGCTCCTTTGTTTCTTCGCAGTTCAAAACAATGTAGATATAAGCTGGTGTTGAGTAGCTACAGTTCAGTATTTAGGTCATAATTAAATGCGGTTTGTCTAGTAGCTGTACTGTAATCCTAATTACTAGTTGCAGTTTAGTGGACGAAGGACTGAGGCACAGTGACATCAGAGCTTGGCAACAGATTTACTTCTcgtgaaacacacacattcttctcACGTTTTCAGTCAAATTTAGATATGTACTTGCACCGGTACACACATTGTactttactactactactgccaGTGGCTGTAGGTCACTGTATTATTGATCAGTAACACATTGCCACTATTTAACAACAGTCCAGCCCTCCTTAATTCATTCTGTCTCTTTGCTAataagaaagaggaaagagaaataaaggatTCCTTCTAGCACACAGTGAATTTTGCCAACCCATGTGTCAGAATCGAGTCTAATTAGCTAACTGGTTAGATAACTAGCTTTCCCCATTACTTTTTTTATGTTGCAGAAGTAGTTTGGAATGTACAATTGTTAACGATGGAGATCAAGACATATTTGATTGTAGATTACACTTCCTGCACTGTGTGTTAATGTAAGTTGTTGCTAACTCTCACTTAGTTCCACAGTGGAAACAACACTGCTCATTGTTTAACTAGCCAAAAGAATGTAAACCaagtttttcactttgtgttggTTGTAAGGGTTCAGTTGTAATCACAGATACTGTCAAGGGATAAGAAATAAGCCTTccgctctgtctgtctcaccgtctgcaggtattttattttggcgcagcagaaggagaaatgggaggagcaggaggggcGTGGTcggaaagagaaggaggaattAAACCAGCAGATCCAGAAGAATCGACTAATACAGCAGGAGAATCTGCAGCTCAAAACAGATGTGGACAGGTACAGtcactctgtgtgggccagtcaggttcttccacactaaactcatccaaAAACATACCAAAGACCTGGaactggcagcaacaacaagtCCAGCAAAACTCAACAGACTTCTGTTGACAAATGAGCATGTGGCTCTGGGTGCAGGAAAAATGGAGAGGAGTTTAATGttgttcatttgcatttgtatgGAAATAATACTACTCTTGCACTTCTGTTTAGATGCCAACTACATTTCATTGGCTGTGTACTTGTACTCTGCACAATGACAGTcaagttgaatctaatctaacaCTGCCTGCATTGTAATGACATAAAGCTGGATGAAAATCAGCCAAGTTTTCCCTCTAAGGTGTAAGGTTTGGTTATAAAGGTTATAATGGCCTGATATGGTTAAGGTCAGAGGCAGAACTTTGGAACACAGTTTAGTTACTGATTTTACAACTGCATGAGCTGATCACCTGGCTTTCCAAGTATTGTTGTCCTTTCCCTTATTAGCCTTACTTCTCTCACCTTTAGATTAACAGAGAgccaaacacagcagtcagagCAAAGTGAAGGGCTTCAGCACCGCCTAAATGAACTCAAGACCTCATTAAGCTCCGCCCAGCTGGAAGTGAGTCGATGGATGGCAAGATATGACACTCTGATGGAGCAACACCAGGGCCTGGATCTAACTATGACCAAACTGGACAACCACTGTGAGGTAAACAGGGCCTTTTACTTTATCATGAGGTGGTGGGGGAGAAACACATGACATGTATCTCTTTCAGCCGCTGTTACTAGAAATACAACTAAGCACTGTAAAATGGAAGAGGGTAACTTTTAATAGCAGGTAATCAAACCACAGAAGTTCAGGTTTATTGCAGTTCATTACAAGTCCAGCAGGGGGTGATATTGTCTAACGAAGTAGCTCCTATGACGTGCATGTCTTACTTACTCATGTTGGTACTTACAGTGGTTACAAGGTTTTGTTAAAGTCGCCTGCTTATATTTGCAGCAGTGTGATGATGGAGAACACTTAAATAGATCAGGAGCTATGAAGGGCAcgttaaatcagaatcagaatcagctttatttgccaagtacgtgtgaccgtacaaggaatttgactccggatttttctctctcatgtgcaccatacaaaataaaaaataataataaaaacggggagatcagggagacttggcatacagagctctgtaacgcctaccagagggaagcagatcaaacagtttgtgtgcagggtgtgaggggtctgcagtgatgcttcctgcttgtttttcgaccctggactggtataagtcctgaatggagggcaggtcAGCCCCAATCATTTGTGTAGCGACAGACCACATCTCCCATCAAATCCAATAATATTACAGAAATCCTACTAGCAATGTGTTATTACTTTGTTATTTCTAAAAGTAATGTGTTACTTGAGTAAGTAGTTGGTGAACTAGCCTGGATCACCACCTCTTTAGGTACTTTGCTGAcctgagtgctgtgtgtgtttgtgtgtgtgtgtttagctgttGAGTCGACTGAAGGGGAACCTGGAAGAGGAGAACCACCACCTCCTAAGTCAGATCAACCTGCTGAGTCAGCAGAACCACGCTCTGCTGGAGAGGAGCATGGAGAGCAAAGAGCTGTATCACCAGGAGCAGAAACTATACATGTAACTGTACACAACCACACACCTCCAGTACACACTGCTGGTGTTGCTACACCATGTGTATTTGTGAAGAATATACCACTAGTGTGTAGTGCATACACCACCATTAACATGTAATTATCCAGAACTGCTTTGACAAGTTTGAACATAAATAGTTTACCCTCAAATGATTGAACTCTTCATGCACAAAATCTGATCTGAACAGAATGATAGAATAACAAATTGCAATAATACCCGTCTGTGTTTCATTCCCTCTGTATGTCTCTTGATTCAGTGATAAGCTGAACGCTCTTCGTCGTCAGAAAGAGAAACTGGAGGAGAAGATCATGGACCAGTACAAGTTCTATGACCCCACACCTAAAAAGTAATGCTTTTTTCCCTGTAACTGCTAAATGTCTTTCACATTTTGGTGTTTGATACATGACAGATAAAAACGTTGTGATATGCTTTCAGGAGGAGTCAGTGGTCTGGAGCCAAAGCTTTAGCCAAACTGATTAAACCTCGAAAggagagcagcagggagagagtGGGCGATCGAGACAAGGAAGGAAGCAAGGAGAGAGAACGAGCGAAGAGCGCTCCGGATATCCCACTACCTGCCccgcctcccctcctcccccctgaAACTCCACCCCCACTGCCCCAGAGAACGGCAAGTGACACGCAGGACAGCGGCCATGCCCACAGTAACCATAACAACCACAGCACCAGCCCCAGCCTGGGACCGCAGAGTCCTGCACTCACACCCATCAGCCGAGGTAAGCGCACTCACAGCAGTCAAGTGGAAGTCTTTGGTTTGCACTTCAGCTTATGTTAGAGAGGCAAACTGTattaaacaatgtttttattatgaaatgCACCTACAGTATGTATGAAACACAACCAGTCTAAAaccccaaaagtgatggaacaCAATGACTTCGATCGTGCGCACCTTCCTGTCTGCTCCTATAGAGGGTGCTGGTGAGCCCCACAAAACTCACTGACACCTCTGCTGCTCACATCGATGAACATTTTTAGATTGTGGAGTGCAGTTCTGCTTTGCACTCTCACTGTTAAATATACAGAAAGTATCTGCAATGGTTCTCATTGAAATTCAATTCCAGTATCACCATTTTTGGTAGATATAATACTGCATTTGCAACAAAGTATCAAACATATATTAAAGTATTCGCTAGAGTACGGATAAATATGggaaaaatcacacaaacaacagcaaaaaactATAATTTCAGATGATGTCAGAATGAATACAGTTTCAGTGAGTCAATTTAGGGCCATTTCTAAGCTTTAGTGGAtactttgcatttgtttttgttttaactcatGTTTATAATACTACTTTTTGTAACAAAGGACACTTAGAGCCCAAGATAAATACACTGATTAGTGACCTTTGTGCCTTTGCTCTAGTGACTCTAGAGAGAAGTAATGAGAAGAAACTTTTAGTGTTATTGAAAAATAATGGCCGACTATGAGCTTTTTGAGAGACTTAAGTTACTACTATTTCCAGACCTTTTGTGTTTATACACAGCCAGAAATATGCGACAGCTAAAAAAAGATAACACTTTCACGGTCCCTTCTATTAGAaatcttgcaaaaaaaaaaaatctggtctTTTCTTGGCTTGCTGTGATGTCTTGGATGTCACTGGACGTCACTTTTTTAGTTTGGGACAATCAGTCACTGAGGACAGCTAGAGAGGAACGGAATGCTGGCAGGCTTTTAGAATAACTCTACAATAACAATCTGAATCTGATTCCCAGATTGCTGTCGTTTTTTTTCCAATGACAAACAATTACTGTGTCAACACAATAGGTCAGCTGGTTGAAAAttcagtgtaaacaaaacaacatttggcTTAGATGAACAGATAATCCAAAAACTTGTTTTGTGGTGGTTATAGTCTTCCATATATAGTCAATGTTATGTGGAGAAAACAGCCAGTCAGGTGgctgacagaagacagacagccatTCACACTCGCTTTCACGTGTACAGGTGTCGCCAGTCAACCCatcctgcatgtctttggacttAAGTAGGAAGCCAGAGCATCCAGAGAAAATCCCCTCAGACACAGGGACAACATGACTCTTATGTCAAAGTTGCCTCTACAACTTCAATATTCTAAACAGAAAAAATCACTCTTTATTGACATACTCAAAATTCGTTCACAATTATCACAGAGACGTTCCACTTTAAGATAAATGGTATTATTTCAATAGTCatcaaacattttcttaaatgcTAGTTATTGATCAGGTCAGGAAATTTGAATGCAGTATAGCTTTGGTGCCTTAGTtttacacatgcaaacagcGGTGGATGGTAGAATAGTTACCCTTGGACCACTACAAGCTACTAACACAGGCCACCCCTCTCCACACTGCCTCCTCCCTTGAGAGACAGGATGGACTGCATGCTCTCTTGCTCTCATTCTGGTTTGCTGGTTGGGTGATATGTGTTTCccaccaaaaaagaaaagtgataCAAAGTACTTCGTTTTGTGGCATGTTGAACTGCTGACTCTGACAAATACACCACACCACGGTCTGTGTGGATTGTAGCTGCTTTGGCAGCGGACCAATCCCATGTCGCATTAGATCAAAGATCTCTAGTGGTAATTGGCTGCAAACAAAACCGTACAGACAGTTATTCGTTTGCCAAAAAAATCAGGTAACTTTCAATACTACTTGGTGCTATGTTTTTTCACTTGATTGCACTACTGAAGGGTCACGTGGTGATGGTTGTCGTAGAAGTTATTGGTGATATTTGCTGTTTACTGTTATTATCTTTCACAGCAGTATATAGTAAAACCGCTACACAACCATATGTTTAATCCGACTTGTGACAGAGTTTCAAGTTGTTGCTTTGTCCAAAATG
This window encodes:
- the ccdc88c gene encoding protein Daple isoform X3; this encodes MDVTLSELLATFMESPLVLWVRTLGPLGSCDDVGSEERVNMFMELVDGVFLHKIMTHIDPSPTNQRLNKNVNNDVSLRLHNLSVLIRHIRMYYQETLQQLIVMPLPNILNIAKDPLSAKSMEDLKRLLLLVLGCAVQCERKEEMIEKIKLLDIETQAAIVSHIQEVTHNQLNVLDLSWLEEGSELTHDELEPLSRNMAMSLQQLIDQRDKACEVIVDLTQERDYLSSQQTQEGCRNLGISSPKRGQSSEGVGVNNCELAVTVSGLTKEEKQHLSVELADTKAKLRRYRQELEEKTEQLMDSKHEVERLDQELQRLKQENQSLSCEARSVRVYRDEVDSLRERAARVDRLETELSRCKEKLNDVHFYKTRVEELREDNLTLMETKVLLEEQLSASRGRCDKLHTLEKDNLLLRAKIHDLEMERDNERRRLEELVEENMLLEIGQKQSMNESAHLGWELEQLTKNHDNTNTETHKSLVHELNECVSSRVLKLEKENRELQTSIERLKEENHLLQEQQLHTQELDRENQSLSKKLERLQGLLDQERLTNQDMESLGEEILKEKQSLEREMHTLRAEKDRQISELESEKQHLSDAVASLQDRAQSHNEARVREVEAENCLLHQSITDTSSRLASLETQLKLASEDADRLRERAGRCEEVEREVARLERSRDALNREVASLRACSERSETLEKQVSSLEQEIHRLKREAEEAQRELQRLGRHEAESSLLSKENLDLRCSLENLRSSCTRLATLQEEHKEAQRETQELQRRMEEAREEAQAERKRVERVELNVAALNQDKHHLEEEIQRSKEEREELEREKQEAQAREEELRREVEELREEQRRKEEIDKERKKLQLDLEQSEKGRKHLEKESWRIRTLLEGKETELEEKARRLATVEKESTAVNKEVDRLKEVAVKAKELERENKELQKQATIDKRTLATLREELVTEKLSVQQQRVDLERLNEELEKIGLNREKLLQQEHTLEDSRYRLLESRLEETVQQTMKVKEEKISSLEKKVEESDTLNATLRAELAAARQTLSVLRQQQKEEENYNSQQCSGSDQVQGSATAELLRIKDHLIDVEKNNASLQTESSLLKEQLKQLENQNTSLNNQMVALQRHTTTLQEQNSALHTQTAKLQVENSTLSSQSASLMAQNAVLQGQVSALETEVESWQRQREEAWRGRENVLSDHERLLNVHERQAHEYEQLISQHTTLKGKQRALESEHRTLQNKYFILAQQKEKWEEQEGRGRKEKEELNQQIQKNRLIQQENLQLKTDVDRLTESQTQQSEQSEGLQHRLNELKTSLSSAQLEVSRWMARYDTLMEQHQGLDLTMTKLDNHCELLSRLKGNLEEENHHLLSQINLLSQQNHALLERSMESKELYHQEQKLYIDKLNALRRQKEKLEEKIMDQYKFYDPTPKKRSQWSGAKALAKLIKPRKESSRERVGDRDKEGSKERERAKSAPDIPLPAPPPLLPPETPPPLPQRTASDTQDSGHAHSNHNNHSTSPSLGPQSPALTPISRAPPAPKRFNFLRSKSQDKLLSPPSSSSSSSSRPSLSLTKRLRFWSSTDITADGITSQPMSASGVF
- the ccdc88c gene encoding protein Daple isoform X1 encodes the protein MDVTLSELLATFMESPLVLWVRTLGPLGSCDDVGSEERVNMFMELVDGVFLHKIMTHIDPSPTNQRLNKNVNNDVSLRLHNLSVLIRHIRMYYQETLQQLIVMPLPNILNIAKDPLSAKSMEDLKRLLLLVLGCAVQCERKEEMIEKIKLLDIETQAAIVSHIQEVTHNQLNVLDLSWLEEGSELTHDELEPLSRNMAMSLQQLIDQRDKACEVIVDLTQERDYLSSQQTQEGCRNLGISSPKRGQSSEGVGVNNCELAVTVSGLTKEEKQHLSVELADTKAKLRRYRQELEEKTEQLMDSKHEVERLDQELQRLKQENQSLSCEARSVRVYRDEVDSLRERAARVDRLETELSRCKEKLNDVHFYKTRVEELREDNLTLMETKVLLEEQLSASRGRCDKLHTLEKDNLLLRAKIHDLEMERDNERRRLEELVEENMLLEIGQKQSMNESAHLGWELEQLTKNHDNTNTETHKSLVHELNECVSSRVLKLEKENRELQTSIERLKEENHLLQEQQLHTQELDRENQSLSKKLERLQGLLDQERLTNQDMESLGEEILKEKQSLEREMHTLRAEKDRQISELESEKQHLSDAVASLQDRAQSHNEARVREVEAENCLLHQSITDTSSRLASLETQLKLASEDADRLRERAGRCEEVEREVARLERSRDALNREVASLRACSERSETLEKQVSSLEQEIHRLKREAEEAQRELQRLGRHEAESSLLSKENLDLRCSLENLRSSCTRLATLQEEHKEAQRETQELQRRMEEAREEAQAERKRVERVELNVAALNQDKHHLEEEIQRSKEEREELEREKQEAQAREEELRREVEELREEQRRKEEIDKERKKLQLDLEQSEKGRKHLEKESWRIRTLLEGKETELEEKARRLATVEKESTAVNKEVDRLKEVAVKAKELERENKELQKQATIDKRTLATLREELVTEKLSVQQQRVDLERLNEELEKIGLNREKLLQQEHTLEDSRYRLLESRLEETVQQTMKVKEEKISSLEKKVEESDTLNATLRAELAAARQTLSVLRQQQKEEENYNSQQCSGSDQVQGSATAELLRIKDHLIDVEKNNASLQTESSLLKEQLKQLENQNTSLNNQMVALQRHTTTLQEQNSALHTQTAKLQVENSTLSSQSASLMAQNAVLQGQVSALETEVESWQRQREEAWRGRENVLSDHERLLNVHERQAHEYEQLISQHTTLKGKQRALESEHRTLQNKYFILAQQKEKWEEQEGRGRKEKEELNQQIQKNRLIQQENLQLKTDVDRLTESQTQQSEQSEGLQHRLNELKTSLSSAQLEVSRWMARYDTLMEQHQGLDLTMTKLDNHCELLSRLKGNLEEENHHLLSQINLLSQQNHALLERSMESKELYHQEQKLYIDKLNALRRQKEKLEEKIMDQYKFYDPTPKKRSQWSGAKALAKLIKPRKESSRERVGDRDKEGSKERERAKSAPDIPLPAPPPLLPPETPPPLPQRTASDTQDSGHAHSNHNNHSTSPSLGPQSPALTPISRGLTDRNRGVYRSSTPGGSSESINGEDGQGQTVKAMSSTPSHQSSSLGLTNSSSSRLGQGPGRRTRGLLFDEDSRHNTTDSVFGHHGNTGGRPGSADFSHNTSSSNSPVNCRDSSDRQARSASLSSDDVMGLSQSQQTLSRSSTLPYDHIPQRAQPQRGAGVRTKTRTSSPGSEMVTLEEFLQESNIQSPPMVSTGSREDLMTDYFTRSPAPSAPATRDQVTPTSYVTPTVQSSNQRPGQSVKPSPRQPVGQSPASGQPVTQRTGQSLSRAFSLASADLLRSNGPDGFRGNEGQSDVVVRRQGGGANGRERPLSARLTGSTNQHGDSGFLNPPIHHSSSLNLQTERYAEREKERGRTAASRNGPSSSSSYHHRGEVAMVSPVRAVSATRPDEVSEHGEVSREGRSGDSFHLKKESERARCGSVERPKSTPASPDPNNDPQTVWYEYGCV